In Drosophila subpulchrella strain 33 F10 #4 breed RU33 chromosome 3R, RU_Dsub_v1.1 Primary Assembly, whole genome shotgun sequence, the following are encoded in one genomic region:
- the LOC119548760 gene encoding protein HGH1 homolog yields METVKELVQFMQPNQRLDLKAVALTHVLGLTGSSEGKSAILSLDDMLMAIFGLTFDENQTVAKDAVLSLINLTAEEEAAIKVFQLAKQLQPAFAIVEVAAKHITDEQSDLADPWSMVLSNLTRVESLVHEILDTLERDDQTLPRLAKAFAQLDYNKKKAKLHYLAPIFCNLTQVPRGRELCCHGKYQLLEKLLPFASFEGSVVRRGGTIGILKNVCFDTVYHEVILNDQSNILVAILQPLCGPEEFSDEDNELLPIELQYLPESKTREEDPDLRKMLLECLLQLCSTRRSREILRSRGVYEILREYHKWEAKVAKDSDCLLACENVVDILIKKEEEIGLDNYKTEVEVPSEHAEKFVQEDAAYVKSLLD; encoded by the exons atggaaACTGTAAAAGAACTGGTGCAATTCATGCAGCCCAATCAACGACTGGACTTGAAGGCAGTGGCCTTAACCCATGTTTTAG GTTTAACCGGAAGTTCAGAAGGCAAATCAGCCATACTTTCGCTGGACGACATGCTTATGGCCATTTTTGGACTGACCTTCGATGAAAATCAAACGGTGGCCAAGGATGCCGTGCTgagtttaataaatttaacgGCCGAAGAGGAGGCAGCCATTAAAGTTTTCCAACTGGCTAAACAATTGCAACCC GCCTTTGCCATCGTGGAAGTGGCCGCCAAGCACATTACAGACGAGCAATCCGACCTGGCCGATCCCTGGAGCATGGTGTTGAGTAACCTAACGCGTGTGGAGTCGCTGGTCCACGAGATCCTGGACACTCTGGAAAGGGACGATCAGACACTGCCCCGCCTGGCGAAAGCCTTTGCCCAGCTGGACTACAACAAGAAGAAAGCCAAGCTCCACTACCTGGCGCCCATTTTCTGCAATCTCACACAGGTGCCACGCGGCAGGGAGCTGTGCTGCCACGGGAAATACCAGCTGCTGGAGAAACTGCTGCCCTTCGCCTCCTTCGAGGGCAGTGTGGTGAGGCGTGGCGGCACCATTGGCATCCTCAAGAACGTGTGCTTCGACACTGTCTACCACGAGGTGATCCTCAATGATCAGAGCAACATTCTGGTGGCCATCCTGCAGCCCCTTTGCGGTCCAGAGGAGTTCAGCGACGAGGATAACGAACTGCTGCCCATTGAACTGCAG TACCTCCCTGAAAGCAAAACGCGGGAAGAGGATCCAGACCTGCGTAAAATGCTGCTGGAGTGCCTGTTGCAACTGTGCTCCACACGCCGCAGCCGGGAGATCCTCCGCTCCAGGGGCGTTTACGAGATCCTCAGGGAGTACCACAAGTGGGAGGCCAAGGTGGCCAAGGACAGCGACTGTCTGCTGGCCTGCGAGAACGTGGTGGACATTCTGATCAA AAAAGAGGAGGAGATTGGGCTGGACAACTACAAAACGGAAGTA
- the LOC119553966 gene encoding seminase-like, translating into MPKFVLFVMLAAELWPLQTWSFVYPYRINQFTPLERRWWKGPKYNTGTNFGGWLFRIHHGSAGPICGASYYAPYIMLTSANCIHEHRYDLDGAVVQPTFTHQPIDVYVDTIYTPPYFTHYATYVDVAVVRLLETVPGRTTEFIKLCNRTIQDNMKMTSYGWGFDTAGLQSSDTKSFVVPVENIQSCRKKLASTNIRLSSTTFCVTHPRDPRQCRYDGGAPLTYGTELCGVASYGPLCKYTNQPGIYTDINKVTKFIEDIAFKIKNGHLIRESRGKNRETRWYNQYKNKNRKKLKRKIALKKEEYDHQ; encoded by the coding sequence ATGCCGAAGTTCGTTCTTTTTGTGATGCTAGCTGCGGAGTTGTGGCCCCTCCAAACTTGGAGCTTTGTGTACCCATACCGCATCAACCAGTTCACCCCGCTTGAGAGGCGATGGTGGAAGGGTCCTAAGTACAACACTGGAACGAACTTCGGCGGCTGGTTGTTTCGCATTCATCACGGCAGCGCCGGTCCCATCTGCGGAGCTTCCTACTATGCACCCTACATCATGCTCACATCCGCGAACTGCATCCATGAGCACCGCTATGATCTGGATGGCGCGGTGGTCCAACCCACGTTCACCCACCAGCCCATCGACGTCTATGTGGACACCATTTACACACCCCCCTATTTCACGCACTATGCAACTTACGTGGATGTAGCGGTAGTCCGGCTCTTGGAGACCGTTCCGGGCAGAACGACCGAGTTCATAAAGCTCTGCAACAGGACCATCCAggataatatgaagatgacgTCCTACGGCTGGGGCTTTGACACCGCGGGACTACAGAGTTCGGACACAAAGAGTTTCGTCGTTCCCGTCGAGAACATCCAATCGTGCCGAAAGAAGCTCGCCAGCACCAACATCAGACTCTCGTCCACAACCTTCTGTGTAACGCATCCCAGGGATCCCAGGCAGTGCCGCTACGACGGAGGAGCCCCGCTCACCTACGGCACCGAACTCTGCGGCGTGGCCTCCTACGGGCCACTCTGCAAGTACACCAATCAGCCGGGGATCTACACGGACATCAACAAGGTGACCAAGTTCATCGAGGACATCGCATTCAAGATCAAAAACGGACATCTCATCAGGGAGAGCAGAGGGAAAAATCGGGAAACACGATGGTACAATcagtataaaaacaaaaaccgtAAGAAGCTGAAACGAAAAATTGCATTAAAAAAAGAGGAATATGATCATCAATAG
- the LOC119553946 gene encoding transmembrane protease serine 9-like yields MNKVFLWALLVIYLWPLPSRSKVYKYPINRFSEKWRRWWPGKGSNTGDNFGGWLFYVSHAQEGIICGASYYSPLLMIASGSCINPYRYDMEGTGVVPTFNDENVEGLIDTVYTHPKYRYSKLYMDIALIRLQDPVRGKTTEFIKLCNKTIKPGMQMTSYGWGFDSMELKMSLDLKNGSVPVEDIKSCGKKFVNMGIRLSSTSFCVTHPSDPRKCRYDGGCPLTYGNELCGVVSFGPLCKYTNQPGIYTDINKVTKYIEQVEADSGTKQMSWQFSSPYHVDLEPVKLLVRNERVMTKVLLWALLAIVLWPLPSRCKMYRYNITRLSKKNIRWWGGPESNTGKNFGGWLFRVTHPDQVSLCGASYYSPLLMIVSATCIHPFRYDMEGTSVEPTFTDANVYGLVDNVHIPPRYIFHRLYMDVALIRLQDPVRGRTTEFIKLCNKTIKTGMVMTVYGWGFDSMETSPKDLNLKSATVPVESIKSCRKKYKDSDIRLSSTSFCVTHPVDPRKCLYDGGSPLTYGNELCGVVSFGPICSNTKQPGIYTDINKMVDYIEKIEREIDLGLLRFKPPQTIECVSAQSLSPLGTFREQLALIWNRFGNERIFAN; encoded by the exons ATGAATAAGGTATTTTTGTGGGCCCTGTTAGTTATCTATTTGTGGCCGCTCCCATCGCGGAGCAAGGTTTACAAATACCCCATCAATCGATTTTCCGAGAAGTGGAGACGTTGGTGGCCGGGTAAGGGGTCGAACACGGGTGACAACTTCGGTGGCTGGCTGTTCTATGTGTCCCACGCCCAAGAAGGTATAATCTGCGGAGCATCCTACTACAGTCCGCTTCTGATGATTGCCTCAGGGAGCTGCATCAATCCGTATCGCTATGATATGGAGGGGACCGGTGTCGTGCCCACCTTCAACGACGAAAACGTCGAGGGATTGATCGACACAGTGTACACCCATCCGAAGTACAGATACAGCAAGCTATATATGGACATTGCCCTGATCCGGCTGCAAGATCCCGTCAGGGGCAAGACGACCGAGTTCATAAAGCTCTGCAACAAGACCATCAAGCCGGGAATGCAGATGACGTCCTACGGCTGGGGCTTTGACAGCATGGAACTTAAGATGAGCTTGGACTTAAAGAATGGTTCGGTCCCCGTCGAGGACATCAAGTCGTGTGGCAAGAAGTTCGTGAATATGGGCATCCGGCTCTCAAGCACCTCCTTCTGTGTGACCCATCCCAGTGATCCCAGGAAGTGCCGCTACGACGGAGGATGCCCTCTCACCTACGGCAACGAACTCTGCGGCGTGGTCTCCTTCGGGCCACTCTGCAAGTACACCAATCAGCCGGGGATCTACACGGACATCAACAAGGTTACCAAGTACATCGAGCAGGTTGAGGCGGAC AGCGGAACTAAGCAGATGTCATGGCAATTCTCCTCGCCCTACCACGTGGATCTGGAACCAGTAAAGCTCTTAGTTCGGAATGAAAGAGTCATGACTAAGGTCTTGCTTTGGGCATTGTTGGCCATCGTACTGTGGCCCCTACCATCGAGGTGCAAGATGTACAGATACAACATCACCCGACTGTCCAAGAAGAACATCCGTTGGTGGGGAGGACCTGAGTCGAACACGGGCAAAAACTTCGGCGGCTGGCTGTTCCGGGTGACCCATCCCGACCAAGTAAGCCTCTGCGGAGCGTCCTACTACAGTCCGCTCCTGATGATTGTCTCCGCGACCTGCATCCACCCGTTTCGCTATGATATGGAGGGGACTAGTGTCGAGCCCACCTTCACCGACGCCAACGTCTACGGACTGGTCGACAATGTGCACATCCCCCCGCGATACATATTCCACAGGTTATATATGGACGTTGCCCTGATCCGGCTGCAAGATCCCGTCAGGGGCAGAACGACCGAGTTCATAAAGCTATGCAACAAGACCATCAAGACCGGCATGGTGATGACGGTCTACGGCTGGGGCTTCGACTCCATGGAAACATCACCGAAGGACTTGAACTTAAAGAGTGCCACTGTGCCCGTCGAGAGCATCAAGTCGTGCCGCAAGAAGTACAAGGATTCCGACATCCGGCTCTCGAGCACCTCCTTCTGTGTGACCCATCCGGTGGATCCGAGGAAGTGCCTCTATGACGGAGGATCCCCCCTCACCTATGGCAACGAACTGTGCGGCGTGGTCTCCTTCGGACCAATTTGCAGCAACACCAAGCAGCCGGGGATCTATACGGATATTAACAAAATGGTCGATTATATCGAGAAAATCGAGAGGGAAATCGATTTGGGCTTACTAAG GTTCAAGCCCCCTCAGACGATCGAGTGCGTAAGTGCCCAAA GTCTTTCTCCTCTGGGAACTTTCCGCGAGCAACTGGCCCTTATTTGGAATCGGTTTGGTAATGAGCGCATTTTTGCTAATTGA
- the LOC119560999 gene encoding seminase, with translation MNSLKEILLIPLLLVNIEIVTSSWWNSSASYLHARPPVKTVYNNGLRMTEGGHVGSWLLRIMDGDKFVCGASYYSALYALTSSNCLHSQRSKLETLSVEFLTPDPQQEDQGDSDARSFALIRTVFTSKEWRWPETYMDVAVIKLSHRLRGNLKDFVKLCTKPLSSYNILSVVSCGAGLTEDVKTEGVTVLNRLDCESQYGSVILGETVACAKESKRKPGCMFSPGCPVTAGDQLCGIVAWGPACKRPGMPGIFTDIHQVQKFILRAISGKGRVSSDDHRKSESKLVPEWHSGFWISR, from the coding sequence ATGAATTCTCTTAAGGAAATCCTATTAATACCACTCCTCCTCGTCAATATAGAAATAGTCACTTCCAGTTGGTGGAATTCCTCTGCCTCTTACTTGCATGCAAGGCCTCCAGTGAAAACAGTCTATAATAATGGTTTAAGAATGACGGAGGGTGGACATGTGGGTTCCTGGCTGCTGAGGATCATGGATGGCGATAAGTTTGTCTGCGGTGCCTCCTACTACAGTGCTCTTTACGCCCTGACCTCGTCGAACTGCCTGCATAGCCAGAGGTCGAAGTTGGAAACACTCAGTGTGGAGTTCCTAACGCCGGACCCTCAGCAGGAGGATCAGGGGGACTCGGATGCCCGCTCCTTCGCCCTCATCCGCACCGTTTTCACATCGAAGGAGTGGCGCTGGCCGGAAACCTATATGGATGTGGCTGTGATCAAACTCAGCCACCGCCTGCGTGGCAACCTAAAAGATTTCGTGAAGCTCTGCACCAAGCCACTGAGCTCTTATAATATCCTATCAGTAGTTTCCTGTGGAGCAGGACTCACTGAAGACGTGAAAACCGAAGGAGTCACAGTGCTCAATCGCTTGGACTGCGAATCCCAGTACGGCAGTGTGATCCTGGGCGAAACTGTGGCCTGTGCCAAGGAATCCAAGAGGAAACCCGGTTGCATGTTTAGCCCCGGATGTCCGGTGACCGCTGGAGATCAGCTCTGTGGGATCGTGGCCTGGGGACCTGCCTGCAAGAGACCCGGAATGCCAGGGATCTTCACCGATATCCATCAGGTGCAAAAGTTTATCTTGAGAGCGATCAGTGGAAAGGGCAGGGTCAGTAGTGATGACCACCGAAAGTCCGAGTCTAAACTTGTTCCCGAATGGCACTCGGGCTTCTGGATAAGCCGATAa
- the LOC119556716 gene encoding seminase-like codes for MEFPKCWLLLCLLLGISISASQAKIYPRDIFRKIPKFRRVWGGVESNTGPNFGGWLLRILNSNGNFACGGAYYAPLLVITSANCIYPYRNSIEGATVEATAHSKCDKENIAEIDTIQFPERFIYHKLYMDVALIRLKEPIKGRLTEFIRLCSMKVQPGMKMVVFGWGYDSFIVQKPSSDPRNSSVTVISVKECRRKFQKGLKLSSTSLCVKQPPNPRQCLYDGGSPMIYNRELCGVVSFGSNCQDNSKPGMYTNIRRVSRFIRETEEGINAGYIFRSPRHQEKESSKRNLTTEVKGTKAKTGAKTTTVDPLEAMVC; via the coding sequence ATGGAATTTCCGAAGTGCTGGCTTTTGCTGTGCCTTCTGCTGGGGATCTCCATATCGGCGTCCCAGGCAAAGATCTACCCGAGGGACATTTTCCGAAAGATACCCAAATTCCGACGCGTCTGGGGAGGAGTGGAGTCGAACACGGGACCCAACTTTGGGGGCTGGCTGCTGCGGATCCTGAACAGTAATGGGAACTTTGCCTGCGGGGGAGCCTACTACGCCCCGCTGCTCGTGATCACCTCGGCGAATTGTATATATCCCTATAGGAATAGTATTGAAGGGGCCACGGTGGAGGCCACCGCGCACTCCAAGTGCGATAAGGAGAACATTGCCGAGATCGATACCATCCAGTTTCCCGAGAGATTCATCTACCACAAGCTCTACATGGACGTGGCCCTCATCCGGCTGAAGGAACCGATCAAGGGCCGACTCACCGAGTTCATCAGGCTGTGCTCGATGAAGGTGCAGCCGGGCATGAAGATGGTGGTCTTCGGTTGGGGTTACGACAGCTTCATAGTGCAGAAACCCTCTTCGGACCCGCGGAACTCATCAGTCACGGTTATATCCGTTAAGGAGTGCCGTCGGAAGTTCCAAAAGGGCCTCAAGCTATCGAGCACCTCGCTCTGCGTAAAACAGCCCCCGAATCCAAGGCAGTGCCTCTATGACGGCGGCAGTCCGATGATCTACAACAGGGAACTCTGCGGCGTGGTGTCCTTCGGATCCAACTGCCAGGACAACTCCAAGCCCGGCATGTACACCAATATCAGACGCGTATCGCGGTTCATTAGGGAAACCGAGGAGGGCATTAATGCCGGCTATATCTTCAGGTCCCCAAGACACCAGGAAAAAGAATCATCCAAAAGAAACTTGACCACAGAGGTAAAGGGAACAAAGGCAAAAACCGGAGCAAAAACAACCACTGTGGATCCCTTGGAGGCGATGGTGTGCTga